From a region of the Hypanus sabinus isolate sHypSab1 chromosome 2, sHypSab1.hap1, whole genome shotgun sequence genome:
- the LOC132407339 gene encoding uncharacterized protein LOC132407339, with translation MWSSWYETPSLRGSGQCTCASGCWKMLILLYAQRLRWLTRWRLLCTTLTLSSCVIPRWFRGHCRPRHLRANRPPLLPLVSPRAPQNRPQLLPVTSLRSVTSADMKSTPENAARPKKLPAPAAERRAISPRKSATGTTLPAWLTSSGPVLLRKHAQSNKYSPLVERVHLLHANPQYAYVVLPGTRRSSRPLPRTLHGNYEPCTRGDTAHTKPYTDSSRHSHTRHLAHAYTRRLAHSRDH, from the exons atgtggagctcctggtatgagacgccttcattacggggatcaggtcagtgtacgtgcgccagcggctgctggaaaatgctgatcttacTTTACGCTCAGCGACTGAGGTGGCTGACACGCTGGAGGttgctctgcacaacactgacgTTATCCAGCTGCGTGATCCCCCGCTGGTTCcgtggacactgcagaccccgccacctgCGAGCGAATCGACCACCGCTGCTGCCACTCGTGAGTCCACGAGCTCCCCaaaaccgaccacagctgctgccagtcacaagtctgcgcagtgttacttctgcggacatgaaaagcacccccgaaaacgctgcccggcccaagaagctacctgctccagctgcggaaagaagggccatttcaccaag gaagtctgccactgggaccaccctaccggcttggctgacatcctcagggccagtgctgctccggaaacatgcgcagagcaataaatactccccactggtcgagagggttcacctactacatgcaaacccccagtatgcctacgtggtcttacctggcacccgcaggagcagcagaccactaccccgaacactccacggtaactatgaaccctgtacccgaggtgacaccgcgcacaccaagccttacacagactcctcacgacactcccataccaggcacctcgcacacgcatataccaggcgccttgcacactcgagggatcactga